A region of the Rhizobium binae genome:
TTGATGCGGTCACGCACTCCGCGCAGTTTATCGATGTGCAGGGTGAACCCACCAGCGAACGCCAGGCCCTGTCGATGGTCATCAGCCGGGGGCATGCGCTGAACGAAACCGTGGCGATGCGCCCGGGTCTGCTGCGGCTCACCCTCGAGAACCATACCGATCGCCGGGTGGTGCCGAATGTCTGCATCGCCGGAGATGAACTGCACGACCTGCTCGGCCGCCGGCGGCCGTTTCTGACGGCCAAGCGCCTGCTGACGAACCAGAGCTTCCGCGACATCTACCGGACCGATACGCTCGACGTCGACCAGCGCCTGAAGATCACCAGCCTGACGTTCCTCTTCACCGATCTGAGGGGCTCGACCGCGCTTTATGAGCGTGTCGGCGATCTGGCCGCTTTCGATCTGGTGCGGGCGCATTTCAGGGTTCTTCACGAGATTGTCGCCACCGAGGCCGGCGCCGTCGTCAAGACGATCGGCGATGCCGTGATGGCAACCTTTCCGAGCCCGGACCGGGCGGTGGCGGCGGCGCTGAGGATGCGCGAGGCGATGCGGCGACTAAATGCCGAACACGGCAGCGAAGATTTGCTCCTGAAGATCGGCATCCATGAGGGGCCGTGCCTCGCCGTCAACCTGAACGACAGGCAGGACTATTTCGGCCAGACGGTCAATATCGCCTCCCGCGTCCAGGGCCTTGCCGACCCGAATGTGATCATGACGACGGAGGCGATCGTCGAAGATGCCAATGTCTCGGAAATCCTGCGCGACAGCGGCGTCAGATCGGCTTCGCGGATGGCGGAACTTCAGGGCATCGGCAGGGAGGTGAAGATTTTTGCCCTGTCGTGAGCCCGTTCGCCAATGATATTTCCGCCCAGCTAGCTGCCGCGTCACTTCACAAGAAGACGCCAGAGCATCCGCCCTGGCGTCTTCGCTTCAGGCCACCAGACCCTTGGTCAGTTCCAGCGCCTGTCGTTCGAATAGCCGGCGATAGATGCCGCCATTGAGCCGGATCAGCGCCTGGTGGTCCCCCTCTTCGACGATTTTGCCCTTGTCGAAGACGAGCAGCCGGTCGAGCGCCCGCACCGTCGACAGGCGGTGGGCGATCACCAGCGTCGTGCGGCCGACCATCAGCCGTTCCATGGCCTGCTGGATCTGCACCTCACTCTCGCTGTCGAGGCTCGACGTCGCCTCGTCCAGGATCAGCACCGGCGCATCGGCGAGGAAGGCGCGGGCAATGGCGACGCGCTGCCGCTCGCCGCCCGACAGCTTGACGCCGCGTTCGCCGACCATCGTCTCATAGCCGTTGGGCAGGCTTATGATGAAGCCGTGCGCATTGGCCTGTTTCGCCGCTTGCTCGATTTCGCGCCGCGAGGCGTTCGGCCGGCCATAGGCGATGTTCTCCGCCAGCGTGCGATGGAACAGGATCGGCTCCTGCTGCACGATGGCGATCTGGCTGCGCAGGTCTGATTGCCTGACGTCGGCGATATCCTGTCCGTCGATGCGGATGGCGCCCGCATTCACGTCATAGAGGCGCTGGATGAGCTTGACGAAGGTCGTCTTGCCCGAGCCCGAATGCCCCACCAGGCCGACACGCTCGCCCGCCTCGATGGTGACAGAAAAATCCTCGTAAAGCGGATCGGGATGCGCGCCATATTGGAAGGTAACGCGATCGAAGACGATCTCGCCGGCATCGATCGCGATCGGCCCGGCGTCCGGCTTGTCCTCGACGCCAAGCGGCATCTTGTCGAGCAGCACCAGCTCTTCCATGTCGTTGACGGCACGCTGCAGGTTGCGGATGTCCTGGCCGACATTGCGCAGATAGCCTTGCAGGACGAAGAACATCGCCAGCACGAAGGTGATGTCGCCAGGCGTGGCCAGCCCCTTCCGCCACATGAGGAGGCCCGTTCCCAGAATGCCCGCCTGCATGGAAACCATCATGAAGCCCTGGATCGTGCCGCTCGATGTGCCGCGCTTCCAGGTGCGCCGCGTCCGCCTGTCCCATTTGGCCAGCACGTGACGCAGGCGCAGCTCTTCGCGGCTTTCGGCGCCGAAGGCCTTGACCACCGAATTGCAGCTGATGGCGTCGGCGAGCGCGCCGCCGAGCTTGGTATCCCAGGCGTTGGCAAGCCGTGCTGCCGGCGACACGAAGCCCATGGAAAGCGCCACAGTCGCGCCGATATAGATCAGCGACCCCACGGCCACGAACAGGCCCACGACCGGCCAGTAGCTGCCGAGCACGACGCTGGCCCCGACGAGCATGACGATTGAGGGCAGCAGCGCGACCAGCAACAGGTCGTTGAGGGAGTCGAGCGCCCACATGCCGCGGGTGATCTTGCGCACGGTCGAACCGGCAAAGCTGTTGGCGTGCCAGTCGGTGGAAAACCGCTGCACCTTGTGGAAGCCGTTATTGACCACATCGGCCATGATGCGCAGCGTCAGCCGGATAATGCCGTTGAAGATGAACCAGCGCAGCATCACGCTGGCAAGGCCGAGAACCACGACCATGGCAAAGGCGCTGAGTGCGCCATCGGCGGCATTGCCGCCGGCGATGGCATCGACGATCCGGCCGGAAAACACCGGCACCATGACTTCGGCCACCGTGCTGGATACCACCAGCACGATGATGGCGCCGACCAAAACCGGCCGATGCCTCCAATGATGAAAAACAAAGCCGAGCACCTGACGATAGGCATCGGCGCGAAAATCGAGCTTCCTGCGAGTCATTTTAACCTGCCCGGCCCGTATTCCGGCAACCGGCCTCAAATCGAGAGTTGGGTGACACGGCCCGGGCGGGAGACAAAATGATCCCGTCAGATCAATCGGGCTATGAAGAATGGTAAAACCGCATGTCGGGCGCGCTCGGGGCGGCCGCGAATGGAAGTGACCTAGCGTCGGCACATTCCATGCGGGAAGCTGTCGATGAATGCTGGGGTCATGCAACGCCTCCCTATGTTCGATCTGAAGCGGTGAGTGTTTCTGTAGCGGAGCAATTCGCCATTGCCAAGCGGATTTTTACAACCCTGCAGGCAGTGATGCGGAAACGACACAGCTTATGAGCTTGCATCCTGCGGTATCGGCCGTCTGTCGTTGCGCGCAGGCGCTGCCAACCCCTGGGCACTTCAATAGCTGCAGGAGCGTGCGTTGCTGGGTCGGAATCCACCTGCGCAAGCCGGGTTCCTCGATGTATCCACTTGATACTGATAATCCTCCCCGTTGTGTCTCGCAGGCGTGGTGCAGGAGGACACGATGGCGGAAAGGCCGATCAGCACGCAAGCCGCGGCCGATCTCATAAGTCGTTTCATCTGCATCTCCTCGGGTTGATCCTTGTCCGTCATTCTATCACGGCAGCACTCGGATTTCGCGAGCAAGGGTGGCCGCAATTACGCGCATCGATCGTGGGCAGAGGGCGTGATTGCACATTTAATGTCCAGCCGATCCGGATCTCCTATTCTATCCTAATGGAAGTAGTTGCAGTGTCTCTTGCGATAAATCAAACCCGATTTGTCTTGAAATATTCAAGCATTTTCAGTAATATAAATCCACAAAAAAGTAATATAAATGGGAGGATACTATGCCTGAAGCTCGGTTCGAGCCAGTTTTTCTTCGTCGTCAGCATTTCGTCGCCCAGATCACAACTCTCGACGAAATCATCGATTTTCTCGACGAATGGCCGCAGGACAAGCGAGGGCTGGCATATGATACGCTGCTGAGGGCGTGCAGGGATACGGCGAGCGGCCGTTTCCCGCTGAATGCAGCGAGGGAGAATTTCCGGCGCTTCCTGAAGATGTCGGGCGTACTGGCAAAGGCCGAGGGCGTGCCGAATTTCGAGCATCTGATGAACGATCAAACGATCGGCAATGCCTGATTCGATCGGAACCGCTGATGCACTACCGAGCAGCTGCGGCCGCCACGGGGCATGTTCCGCTGTGCGGGATTATTCGCGGTGGGCCCATTATAACGGGTGGCGATGCGGCGGAACTGCTTCAGCCTGGTGTGAACCGCTTGGCACCGGCGCCTTTTGCTGAAGCTGGCTCCAGCGCCAACTGCGGTCGATGTGAGAGCGACCGGCCCCGCAAATGTCTTTACCGTTCTCCCCGAATTGGGCTTCCCTGCAAAACTGTCCTTGGCGACGGTCTGAAACCCGTGGCAAAACCGCAAGATTGGTCGAGCGCGTCGGGTCTGTGTGCGCTTAGCTGCCGCTGCCACGGAGGACAGAACGATGAAGGCGGCGCCGCTTCAAAACTACCATGCCCGGATGCAACGGGTGCTGGATCACATAGACCGGCATCTGGACCGCGATCTGGACCTGGACGCGCTGAGCAGCGTCGCAGCCTATTCGAAATATCATTTCCACCGGCAGTTCACTGCGACCTTCGGTCTATCGGTGCATCGTTATATCCAGCTTGCCCGGATGAAGCGCGCTTCATACCGGCTTGCTTACCGGGATGCCGAAAGCGTCACCGATATAGCGATGGATGCCGGTTACGACGGACCGGACGCCTTTGCCCGCGCCTTCCGACAACGGTTCGGGCAATCGCCTTCGTCTTTCCGGAAATCTCCCGACTGGGAACCGTGGCTTGCGGCCTTCGGGCCTCTCGACAACGCCAGGAGCAAGCTCATGCAGAAGACTTTTACCATCGACGACGTGACGATCCGCGAGGTGGCCCCGACGCCGGTGGCGATCATGGAGCATCGGGGCGATCCGGCAACGCTCGGCGCCACCATTCAGCGGTTCATCGCGTGGCGCCAGGCTGCCGGCCTGCACCCCAGGACAAATCCGACCTTTAACGTGTGGCGGTCCGAACGGCGGCCTGCATCGCCTGCCGATTATAGTCTGGATCTCTGTGTCGGGACCAACCGGCCGATCGAGCCGAACGGCGATGAGATCAAAGCAGGCGAAATCCCCGGCGGGCGCTGCGCGGTGCTGCGCATCGTCGGCAACACCGACAATCTGGAGCCCGCCGCGCTCTTTCTTTATCGCAACTGGCTTCCGGCCAGCGGTGATGAGGCGCGCGATTTCCCGATCTATTGCCAGCGGCTGAGCTTCTTCCCGGAGGTTTCCGAACATGAGGCGGTGGCGGAACTGTTCTTGCCGCTGAAATAGCGGCCTCCGCGCGGCCTGTCCCTTCCGATGGCTGGGTAACGGACAGGCCGCCGGCAACCTGCGGTTCGAACGGCCGCCTGTTTTTTGCCATGGTGAAGTCGGATCTCGTGCGTAAAAGCAAAGATCCGAGCGCGACACGCGACTGACGAAGGACGCGAATGCGCATCTCAACGTTGCGTGCTGACAGACTCACAGAGAATGACGTAACGCTTTCAACCTGCGCTCTATCTATTTGTTTTTTGCGGCGTTACCGACAAAGCGGTTTGCGCTCTACCGGGCAAAGCCGCTTCGCACTTCCGCTGAATTGCTCAAGGATGACTGGCATTGGCCCAGTCGCACCGGAAGACCAGCACAGGCTTCGAAAACCCCTTGAGCCGCCGCCGCGAGGCCTGCGCGAAGAGGTCGGTGGAGCCATATTCCCGGAAGATATTCTCCGACACCAGGATCTGGTCGCTGGCGGCCGCCGCGCAGAGGCGGGCCGCCAGCTGCACGGTCGAGCCGAAGAGGTCGTTGCTGTCCTCGACCGGCTCGCCGCAATCGAGCCCGATGCGGATATGGATCGGCTGCGCATTGTTGCCGCTGTTGTAATGTTGAAATTCCTGCTGGATCGCCATGGCGCATTCGACGGCCGTGGTCGTCGCTGCGAAGGCCGCCATGATGCCGTCGCCG
Encoded here:
- a CDS encoding adenylate/guanylate cyclase domain-containing protein — translated: MSEVDVLFATLRQAADPQTVECIENVVRHGADRDLNRINALAFAEKHHLDEEKTIAAFLHAARIGAFEMTWNVLCPGCGGVLDSGATLKGVVQDTYHCALCAAGYEPTLDEMVEVTFTVSPRVRGIAAHDPDRLSPVEYYRQIFFSSGVDLPEDLEARFDRILLELIELAPGEKAFVSLQLPAQFVIIFDAVTHSAQFIDVQGEPTSERQALSMVISRGHALNETVAMRPGLLRLTLENHTDRRVVPNVCIAGDELHDLLGRRRPFLTAKRLLTNQSFRDIYRTDTLDVDQRLKITSLTFLFTDLRGSTALYERVGDLAAFDLVRAHFRVLHEIVATEAGAVVKTIGDAVMATFPSPDRAVAAALRMREAMRRLNAEHGSEDLLLKIGIHEGPCLAVNLNDRQDYFGQTVNIASRVQGLADPNVIMTTEAIVEDANVSEILRDSGVRSASRMAELQGIGREVKIFALS
- a CDS encoding AraC family transcriptional regulator — its product is MKAAPLQNYHARMQRVLDHIDRHLDRDLDLDALSSVAAYSKYHFHRQFTATFGLSVHRYIQLARMKRASYRLAYRDAESVTDIAMDAGYDGPDAFARAFRQRFGQSPSSFRKSPDWEPWLAAFGPLDNARSKLMQKTFTIDDVTIREVAPTPVAIMEHRGDPATLGATIQRFIAWRQAAGLHPRTNPTFNVWRSERRPASPADYSLDLCVGTNRPIEPNGDEIKAGEIPGGRCAVLRIVGNTDNLEPAALFLYRNWLPASGDEARDFPIYCQRLSFFPEVSEHEAVAELFLPLK
- a CDS encoding DUF982 domain-containing protein, which gives rise to MPEARFEPVFLRRQHFVAQITTLDEIIDFLDEWPQDKRGLAYDTLLRACRDTASGRFPLNAARENFRRFLKMSGVLAKAEGVPNFEHLMNDQTIGNA
- a CDS encoding ABC transporter ATP-binding protein yields the protein MTRRKLDFRADAYRQVLGFVFHHWRHRPVLVGAIIVLVVSSTVAEVMVPVFSGRIVDAIAGGNAADGALSAFAMVVVLGLASVMLRWFIFNGIIRLTLRIMADVVNNGFHKVQRFSTDWHANSFAGSTVRKITRGMWALDSLNDLLLVALLPSIVMLVGASVVLGSYWPVVGLFVAVGSLIYIGATVALSMGFVSPAARLANAWDTKLGGALADAISCNSVVKAFGAESREELRLRHVLAKWDRRTRRTWKRGTSSGTIQGFMMVSMQAGILGTGLLMWRKGLATPGDITFVLAMFFVLQGYLRNVGQDIRNLQRAVNDMEELVLLDKMPLGVEDKPDAGPIAIDAGEIVFDRVTFQYGAHPDPLYEDFSVTIEAGERVGLVGHSGSGKTTFVKLIQRLYDVNAGAIRIDGQDIADVRQSDLRSQIAIVQQEPILFHRTLAENIAYGRPNASRREIEQAAKQANAHGFIISLPNGYETMVGERGVKLSGGERQRVAIARAFLADAPVLILDEATSSLDSESEVQIQQAMERLMVGRTTLVIAHRLSTVRALDRLLVFDKGKIVEEGDHQALIRLNGGIYRRLFERQALELTKGLVA